From Tiliqua scincoides isolate rTilSci1 chromosome 2, rTilSci1.hap2, whole genome shotgun sequence, the proteins below share one genomic window:
- the LOC136641897 gene encoding putative olfactory receptor 2B8: MMIKRNQSYHEGFILLGVADRPHLEMILFAIVLICYAMNLLGNTTIIVVSWLDPHLHTPMYFFLSNLSFLDLCFTTSLGPQMLVNFWRRRKSITYASCVIQLFISLALGSTECILLAVMAYDRYAAVCYPLHYTTIMSPSICFKMSAVSWVCGFSTSVVQTVMTLRLPRCGPNRVDHFFCEVPALLKLACVDTTLNEAVLFTASVVFLVVPLGLIIVSYSFIATAVQRIHSAEGRRKAFKTCASHLMVVSLFFGTAIFSYLQHPSNYSRDQGKMISLFYTFVTTMLNPLIYTLRNKEVHKALKRVMNRHPEA, translated from the exons atgatgataa AAAGAAATCAGAGCTATCATGAGGGATTCATCTTGTTGGGAGTGGCTGACCGTCCTCACTTGGAGATGATACTCTTTGCAATTGTCCTTATCTGCTATGCAATGAATCTATTGGGGAACACAACCATCATTGTGGTGTCATGGCTGGACCCCCATCTccacacccccatgtatttcttcctcagcaATCTCTCCTTCCTTGATCTGTGTTTCACAACCAGCCTTGGTCCCCAAATGCTGGTGAATTTCTGGAGGAGACGCAAGTCTATCACGTATGCTTCCTGCGTGATCCAGCTTTTCATCTCTCTTGCTCTGGGCTCCACGGAGTGTATTCTCTTGGctgtcatggcttatgaccgctaCGCTGCTGTCTGCTACCCACTTCATTACACCACCATTATGAGCCCCTCCATATGTTTCAAAATGTCAGCTGTCTCCTGGGTTTGTGGCTTTAGCACGTCAGTCGTGCAGACGGTGATGACCCTCAGACTTCCACGTTGTGGACCGAATCGGGTGGATCATTTTTTCTGTGAGGTGCCAGCCTTGCTCAAATTGGCCTGTGTTGACACGACACTCAATGAGGCTGTACTGTTTACTGCCAGTGTGGTGTTCCTTGTAGTGCCATTGGGACTCATCATAGTCTCATACAGCTTCATTGCAACTGCTGTGCAGAGGATCCACTCAgctgagggcaggaggaaggcctTCAAAACTTGTGCCTCCCATTTGATGGTGGTGTCACTCTTCTTTGGCACGGCAATTTTCAGTTATCTCCAGCACCCTTCCAATTACTCCCGTGACCAAGGGAAGATGATCTCCCTGTTCTACACGTTTGTCACCACCATGCTTAATCCACTCATCTATACTCTGAGGAACAAAGAGGTGCACAAGGCTCTAAAGAGAGTAATGAACAGGCATCCAGAAGCTTAG